The following nucleotide sequence is from Halobacillus mangrovi.
CATGATATGGCTGAAAAGCTTCAAGTCGTGAACCGCTCTATCATGGATCCAGAAGATTATGACTTGGCTAAATATGAGGAGATCAAGTCATTACATGATATTATCCAAATGAAAGGTCAGCTGAGTGTTTCTGAGATTCAGGCTTTTGTTCAAGAACTGGGTCAGTATAGAAAAGATTCTTAAGTTTTTCTCCAAACCTTCAAGGCATAAAGTCTTGAAGGTTTTTTCATTCCATGAAGCTGACAATTGTTTTGGAGCACTAGCGCTTATTCAATAATCTAGCAGTATTCTGGGAAACTTGATTTCGATATGTATGTGGAAGTTTAGGGGCGCAGGGGAAGGATTCGTCCAGCTG
It contains:
- a CDS encoding DUF1128 domain-containing protein, with product MSLEQPTQENLETIIHDMAEKLQVVNRSIMDPEDYDLAKYEEIKSLHDIIQMKGQLSVSEIQAFVQELGQYRKDS